tttgtatatttatttgtaagTATTGGTCAACTGTTTTTGATAGACTATAGTAATGTTACACATGCTTCTGTCGGCCTAATTCAAACTTCGGGATTGTTTGCTGCCTCTAAAAATAAGAtgtatttttcattcaaaaatttacgaataaaaaattcataattactTATTTTTAGATATGGCAAACGCTCACTTCATTATCTAATAATTAGATTCAGGAGAATATTAGATTCAGTACTTTGCCTAGTGTCATATCGgtatttataaattataaatacttCAAAATGAGATAGATAGctataaattcaaatttctcAACATATTTATGAAAACTCTACTCTACTGGAAACCACTATAAAATGAAGTTAATTGCTATATTGGTAAGAGAAATGTGTGTATCTCGTGCAGTACCGTATGAATTTCGGAATGTCAGGTCCGAATGTCTGATTTTTGCAAGGGAGTATTTACTGTTACGTGTATATATATGCATCAGAGATAgtgatgttaaaaaaaaaattgaaaacagCAAACTTGGTTAGCCtattttattttactattaACCCAAGTAGAGAAGGTATCGAATAGAATAACTTCAATTCAGTcttacttttttatttttgataattttaatcatttttcatcaaaaatatttatgtgACATTACTGATTACATACGTTAAGGTCACGTCAAAATGACtatatttgtataaaaaaaacatagatATATCGGACTGAAactaaaatttgataacatgtaaaaccaaaatcacaaatagataaatatatatatatgtcaattATACATATATGGTATTCTTCAATGCTGAATTTAACCAAGTCGTCACACAAAGATGTATACACCCAAATTTCTTATGTTAATTAGATTATAGCCCATCCGCACACTTAAATATTATCGATCATTTTGAATTATTGAAGTAACCAACATTCGTACGTggataagaaaataaaatccCATCTCcgaaataatattaaaatgttGGAAGTAAAATgactattttatttttaacccATCAAAACTCAATTATCTGAATTACATTATTTTTCCTCACGGGGGTAAATTGTATTTTGGTTCCCAATTGGTCCTTTATTATTTGTCTCCTATATCTACTGCTTTGCGATTTTATTCATATCTTTGTGGACTGCTGGTGCGACATTATATATTGTTGGAGTCACATCAACAACTATTGACGATGTTGTTAGGTATTGCTGAAGTGTCCAACATCACATTGACTTTCCAAAAAAAAGAGACTAAAAGTGTAAAACAAACCGATACAATgaaataaaactgaaatttgtcTATTTAAATTATCGAAAATACAAATCGATCAATTTTGTCAATTTTTCTTTATTCTCTTCGAGGACCTATAAGATCTAAGTGTCTTGTCATACATATTAACAATACCACATCTTAAGTCTGCTAAAACTTAAAATGTAcactaataatttatttatcaccTCATATATAATAGTAGGACATTTTTAGCTTCCAACAATCCATCTACTGATAATTGATAATATTTAAAACTCATGTTAATGAACCGTATGAAATTTGTCATTACCAgtaattattagatatattttttattcctTTCAGAAATTATATTTGATATAAATGACatcttcaaatattttaaactatatAGTAGTCCAAAAATTGTACTACATTTCGGTCAATATAACACATGGGCAACTATATATaggtttttttttcttcaatatgCTTATTAATTTGCCACTCATCCAGCTAAGTTACATATTGGTATTACCAGATGGAAGCTTAAAAAAATGGGTTGTTGCTTATTCAATTTATGTATCCAAAATCCGAATAGAAAAACAAGCAGGTGCCATATTTGAGACCCTCTATTTATAAAGAAACAACAAACAAAAACAAGTTTTTTCACCATGTCGTTtgtgaaatttatattttacaCTTTATGTTTTACCAAAATCCATTTCTTTACCAACCAAGAAATAGACACAAAATGGTAAAATgcaacttgaaatatttttcagtgaatccaacataaaaatatataaccaCTTCTCCCAAACGAATTTATGatttgattttcataaaaaaaatattataaatttctaaacaaatatatattacaTGTTTATCAAAAAACCAttaatctctaataaaatgataCAAGAAACAAATATCATTAAGAAgtaaaaatacaaacaaacccATTTGTTATTTAATGTCATCAATCATTGGAAAAATGACAATATACTTCTATAAATGAATAATAATATCACATATAAAACCAAAGAATAAGAGAATATTCATTATCTTTAAATATCTAAAAGGGAAGGAAAGCTGACTTATATTATTCATTCCAAAAGAGGAAAAAACAGATCAGCTTCATGTACCTTTCTAACATATGGAGTGTTTGAGAAAAAGGAAACATTAATGAATGCTAAGAAGTATATATTAATAGGGTTTACTTCAGTTCAAAGAATCTGATCAGCTTTCGTCTTTCagtattcaaatttttttttctttttttttttgttaattagaCAATCCATCTATATTTATATCTATATTGTTATCGACCGATGGAGTAAAAGTATTGCCTaggtttaatttttatataatcatatttaaaatataagtttGCTATTCTCAATACACACGAGATAAAACATAATCCAGATATCttgtttcaaaataaatattcgtTGATTCATTTAACGTGAATTAGAATTGAGATTAAGCTCAATTTCAAGAAACCTTAAATACTCCTCCAGGCACTTTGTCCCTGCTGTATTTTGCCTTTACAGTCCAAGTCTTTGTGCTTTGCCTCGAAAAAGAGCTTCTCACAACTGTGCACGTGTATGCCAATTCGTAGACATCTccatatttataaaatgaaccctaaaaaatctcaaatctcTAAAAAAAATGAAGTCTCGGAAATTAGATTATGAACCCATACCTCTTTGCATCTCGTGAAATGTTACTGAAACCGTCAATGGCTTTAATGAAGGCTTCTCTCTATTTATGAGTGTTAGTCAGATTACATGTAATCTCACTGATTACTAGGAAATAATAATCAGATTCATAACACACCAACATACAATCATTAGTGTTCTAATTCTATTGTCGTGATTATGATTTGCTAGACCAATAAAGTCTAGGTATGGGTTTAAACTGAAacttttttcccaaaaaaaaatataaaaagaacaagaaattaatattgaaTTAAACTCGTTATGAACaaaatgtaatatatatatcatgtttaTAATTGTTAAATGATCATAGACTATTTTGAGTTGATTCGTAAGGGCAAACAAATAGTTAATATTGTCCCAAAATCAAACATAGACAATAAATCAATAGTAATAATGCAACactaaatgaaaatattttcgtAGTAAGCAAGTGTTTTAATTTTTGGGGGCAAGAActaattttttatgtcaaagtGGTGATCCCTTGCTATCTTATTTCATGTATTGGAGTTCTTGCAAATGTAATAGTAACTGGAAAACTTGTGATGTGATCTATCATGTATTATAGTTATTAATCTTTACATGAAATATGAGATTTAAAACCAATTATATATTtgaatcactcacacatatatatGAAATGAAGAACTAAGCTAGCCAAGTAACAAATTTTACGAAGTTCCATAATGATATTACAATCAGCATCATCAAATTCATGGAAAAAAACTAAAAGGAAATAAACTCATAGTAATGAGGGAAACCAAACATCTGTAAATGTTAGCAAGAAAACAACCACACTGCCCCCCATCATCTAACCTAGATAAGTTTCTTGCTAGGAGTAATTAGTTCTTGATTGTAAACTGAAATTAATTATAAAGACAAACTAGCAAAATAAGTAGAAAATGTTACCCATCAATCCCGAATGGAACTAGAAAGGTGGCCGACCAGTAGCCCAGAACGCCTCGTTTGACATCTGAATGGAGTTGAGGAGATTCGGTggcattccttgaaacaaaGAGGGATCAGCTAAAATTTGTGGCTGATTTTGTGGTGGCTGGCCTCCGAGTCCTTCAGGCGGTGATCCTAATGAATTTCCTTGAACTTGAATtgcattttcttcttcttcaagcGGCAATCTTTCGTATGCGGCATTGCTAAATGAAGCTGCCATCATAATAACTGGCCCTGATGCCAGAAGCTGCCCCACCACACTGCCCCCCACCACCTGACCCTGCCCTCCGGCCAGGTAAATGGTCAGTCCGGTGGCTGCAGGAGGAGCTGGTGGCGGCAGGAACGACCCCGACAATGACAAGATCTCGAATATGCCATGTAATGTTACTATTGCCCCAGGGGAAGCCGGTTGCTTTAGGGTTACATTCGTCACGTTGCCACTTCCACTCATAATGCATACTCCCCGCTGGCGGCGGCGAGCGAAGTTGGCGACACCCTCCATGATGTCGCAGCCGTCTGAGATTTCCATGACGTGGGTTCGGAGTGCGTTGGCGCTGTCGCGAGTGATGATGATCGGCGGCTTCGGCTTGTTTTTCGAACCGGCGGGGCGACCTCTGGGCCTTCttgaaccagacatttctcctTCGCCGCCGGCAGAGCCACCATCGTGGCCGGCGGAATCACCCTTTCCTTCGTCCCGGTTACGCTTCTGTCCCATGTTTAGGCCTCCGCCACTGGTTTCGCTTTGCTCGTCCTCGGAGTTCTGGCTATGGTGGTGGAATTGGTGTTGCAGATTGAAGTCCCTGGTGTTGAATGGAGGTGGAAGAGAATGGTTATCCATAGTTATTTCTCTTGCTCTTTGGATCTTTACTAAAGAAATTAATTTACTAAAGGAGGATATATAGTTAAAAAAGATTGATTATTGGAATCAAGGAGGAAAAAAGGAGAGGGCAGACTTTAAGAGCTTCTTTTCTTCACTCTCTTTTCTTTCTAGCTTTTGTAGCCAACTTTTGCTGGGTTTTTTTTGCCTTATCTAATGAATCAAGATTCAAGAAAAGGAGTAAAAGAGTGGAGTTTTTGTGTATAATCCACCAATTTCTAAGCTGAATCCACCATTTTTTCCACTTCTCCAACACTATACACGGCGGCTCTGTGCTTGTCCGAGGAGGATTTTTCTCACTTGGCAAGATGCCAAGATTGGTGGTTGTGTTTAGATTTCGAAGGGTTGAGTTTTGGATTAGGGTTGCTCATGGGCGGTGGAGTTGTATCTCTTTCACGCACAAACACACTTATACACACAGTGATCATGTGTATGGGGTGTGTCTATTATATGTGTATGGATCTAATTCACACATCAGCAAAAGTTATTCATGAGAGTTTAAATATTCATGTAAATCCAAAACCCTCTCTCAAAATTCAACTTTGTCTGTCCATTTGTTTCACTAGGTCTCCATCAATTACAACTATAGGAAAGAGTGGCATTTCTTTTGTTAATTTCTTATAATATATTGCTGTGCTTGTGATGGTTCATTGGTTAAGGTTTTCATTTATTTACCACGAgtactcattaaaaaaaaaagatatttatTAATGTATTCAAAGATTAAAATTCCATTTTcttttccaaatttttttatatctcaGATTTGGAAATTTTTGGAACGGACACTACTCGTCTCTTCGACTAATCTAAGTGATATTTTCTACCACTAGTTATCAAGAAACTTTTTTGCACAAGTGCGCTTCTAAAAACAACAGTTTTGTATGCACACAGATAGATTTGACCAAAAAATATTGATTAGGAAAAAGAAACCATTAATCCATGAAACCAACGATTTAACAATTATTGTTGACTGTCCTTAGAGAAATATAAAATGATAATCCAAATCCAATATTGGTAGGCTTGGAATGGGAATCTCAGATTTGAGTAATTAATCTGTCCATGTAGTATTCGAaccagattttttttttttgaaagtgCACCCAATTTGAGGTAACGCAGGGTCAACCGCATACGATAGAGATTCAAACGAGAGGTAGTCTTGTCTAATGAAGCTTCATACAGAATATACATTAGGACATTGTTCCAAGCATGTAACCGATCGATGGATGAATTCACCTTTATTCTTGCATGTGAGCGAGAGgtccatgatttttttttaacccCGTGAATGAAGATAAATTTAGACCATTAGATACGTAACTTTAAACCTTAAAGATCAGTTAAGGTATATGTTTGTATGTTAATTgtctcacatcggttggataaataacctgcgagttgtatatatggacttggacaatcctccccccttgagctagcttttggggttgagttaggtccgagtgtcaatcttaacatggtatcaaaGCCGCGtttcaccgttatgtgttggactgcctataattaggccacccgttctgcccataattgggtcatttgtaaactccacgctccagatgttcattcctggacgtgagaggggtgtgttaattgtctcacatcggttggataaataacctgcgagttgtatatatgggatTGGGCAATCCTCCcctcttgagctagcttttgggttTGAGTTAGGACCAAGTTCCAATCTTTAACATTGTAGACCAGACGAAAGCATCGAGAGGAGAGCCAACCCTTTTATTTTATCCAGTCCAATTAATTGAATTTGGGTGAGATCAAAGTGTAGAATTAAGGGGCCACGGGCTACAGTACTCTAAACTATAAATATAACAGTATTAGTTTTGCAACATTAAAGAAGGGGAAGCGGCACAATTGAATTGGGGTCTGACTTGAGATGATATGGGCGCATTTAAGGCCAATGCTCTAATGTATTGACATAGATATACCTAATTTAGAAAATGTCATactcatatattttttaataaaataatgtttacataaattaaaaaaaatgttaataaATCTTTCATTGAATCAATTATATTCGTGTAATTATGTTATTATGGATAATTTTAATCATTCTCATCAAAATAATCACTAGTGATGAACGCATCAGCATTTGAGACTAAATTGGCATGACGAAGTGCCGTTTGAAgaatatttaatttaagttataaGATTGATTCTTGGTAGATGTAAgaatgaaaattattttaaatttgataaaaccaaatagataaatataatataaattatttgtATGTGGAGAAATTTAAAGGTTGCGGCCATGAGTtgtctatttttatttttctcccAGCATCACATGCATATGCCCAAACTCTTATCCGGTATTCTGTAAATAGAGGTGGGGCCCTGTCTGTCTGTACAGTATGCCACGTGTCATCTCCCCCAGGATCTGCGGGTCTATTAGTTGAATATAAATTCACTGTGGTCGACATAAAAACGGTAGATCTTAAAAGATTGAAATTTCGAcataattcatttttaaaagttaatttAAGAAAGGAAGATCTTTTAAAATTCATATGTAAAATTCTTAGAGATTTTATACAACTAACACATCCAGATATGAACATTTGGAACATAAAGTTTACAAATAACTCAATTATGGTCAGAACGGGTGTCCCAACTATAGGCAATCTACCACACGATAGTAGAACCTAGGctctgatatcatgttaagattggaacttgggcctaactcaaccccaaaactAGCTCAAGAGGAGAgaattgttcagtctatatatGCAACTCTTTGAAATTTTATCTAACCGATGTGAGATAACTAACCTCCGATTCCACCAAGAATCATAAAAAAGCTTTTTATCCTCACTTATATGTTCCAAGGATCTCTTTTTCCCTTttgttctaagaaaatatttgcacAGGTAATTGTTGTGTGATCGGAGGCACATGAATGTGCGGTCTACGTCGATAAAAACGACCTGGATTATCTCGTATAATTGTAACATGATATACTATCAATCTTCGATTGTGAAATTTTgagaaatcattttatttgtttttgaaaaataatattctacAAGTTTATTTGCATATATTCCGATACAATTGGgggtattatatttttttttaaaaaaagactaAGAGTATTTAAGTAACTATCACTCCGTCATTTAAAAAAGTATTAGTGGACCTAAAACTCCCTCTAGTCCTAACCCCTAGAtggttcggtcgaccctacccctgcgggcactgcctgcaggggtcgatccaacggctcggattttttcgagccaattttttttttctttttttacatGGAGGTGGGCCCAGATCACTCATGTGaagtgatccgggccgttcattgcccgtgcaggcaCTAGGTTGAAACAAACCCCCCTAGATATAGTTACTTAAAAAGAGACAGACATAGAGATAGAGAGAGATAGAACTAGAACATGTACGAGTGTATTAAAACTGCAATGACTAAATTATCATACATAAgttgtttaattaaatattttacacGACATATTTTGACAGCAATTGTTTTAAACCTTGCGGAATATTTAATCCAAGATTCCGGAATTCAGAATTATATATAaagttttttaaattattatttgtattcagaaaaaaaaaaaagaaagaaagatatATAAATAGCCTTTGTacatattatatttattgagTAAGATGGCATGAAACAAACTACTTCCACGGATCCTGctaattaactttaaataaatatatatatatataatttaatatgtctatattatattattatatgtaACATGGATCGTATGTAGaatagaataataataataataaaaaaagtcattaaataaaattatgtaaatGTAAACTTTAATCAGCAATTGGCCATACCGAAGAAATTAATAAGGTGAAGAGTTGATGACTTATTGCATGAATTTTAAAACTAAACAATTACTCGCAGTCAAACTTTATTCATTGGCGCCAAACTATTAAACATTTATGTGTTGAGAAATTTAATGACTTATTAACAGCTGGTGGTGGGTGAAATCAAATTTattgttatttaatatttttttattttgatggaACGAGGAATGTCAGTTATTTTCTTAATATACATATTTCACACCAAAAAATGTATGTATCTCATCTAAATATTGAGCTGAAATCGCCTCGGGCGACGCTGACAGCATCACAGAGCAGCAGCCTCCGCCAGTGATCGGAAATCTATGCAATTAAGATGCTTATTGCCGGAACAAATATCAAAGGAGATAAGATTTCGACTTTAAAAATTCACATCTTTTACAAGTATTAAACCCCAACGTGGTAATTACgagtcatttttaatattttcttggaGTGACTATAATTTAACTGAAACTAAAGTTGACTCCCATACTTTATTTGACCTTTTACTTGGTAATTAGgtatgtaatcgagtcgagccgagccgaactcttgaatgtttgagcttggttcgtttataatcgagtcgagctcgagctttatttaactaatatatgcatggctcacgagctcaTTCAAgtctttatcgagcctaaacaagcttaataaatatgaattatacatttaaattttcattaaattaattaaagagtaaattatatatttaaagaaaaatatattattcttattaaaatttgtaaatttattataataaataaatttaatagatttttctatatatttcataaataatatgcaaaatcaataaatcaaatatcaaaactattattttttcatctaaaagattactcatgaacttaccaacgaacacgttcacgagctaacgagccgaatattgtaaagcttgagtttggtttgtttatcttaacgagcctcattaaacgagctcaaacgagcttttatcaaatcgagcttcgaatagctcacaaacggtttagttcgtttacatccctattGATAATATTAAAACATGTGAGCAAgaactatatttttaaaaacctcGGGGGTTAAATTTCTACGATTCGAATGAAAACTAAACAAAATCATAGTATAAATGTCAGTGTTGAGTATAATGTGAAGTAACTTATAGCCAATACAAGATGATACAAAACTTATCCTCAGAACCCAGGAAATGATGAACGATTTTCTATTACTAAAAATTGCATAAACACGACATATTAAAGGTTGGTTCCACGAGCTCTTAATCGTCTTTGAATCCAGGTTCAGATATCAGGGAATGGAGATCCTTAGCTTTCTCATCAGTAAATCTTAGGAACACCAATACTTGATGGCCAAGTGATTCTTGTTGCCGCCATAACCCAACAAGCATATGTGCACAGTTGTTATTTCCTCGTTTTCACCTGAGTTTTGTTCACAAATATTATATACTTGGACACCTTCCAAGAATGCAATATTTGGGAAATCCAGACCAAATATTgcatccaaaatatttttttagaaaaaactaAACTCAATCTAAAATCAGACGTCGTCGTGAAGATGTCTTGCCACGGGAACTGGGACTTTATCAGAATAAAAGAGACGACCTCTTTGATAAGACTGTGACATCCATTCCTATCATTCAACATAACTTTTAATTTCTAACTCTGATCAGATATGACCAAGTTACATTCATCAGTATGAATGGTAGACATTCAAAAATATTATCCCTTCACATCCAAATACATATAGATTTTACATTGATTTTCACTATATTTTTCATTAGAAATTTGTCTGCACTAGGATTTAAAAACGCATGCCAAATGCAAAAACTACTAAAGAAATCAAATTACCTGATCTATGCTTTTCATCAATAGCACAATCCAGGGCCCTTTGAGTTGCTTCAGTTAAAGGAGGATGCTCAGGACTGAAGAAGAACATATCAAGCTTTTCCCCGTAATTTTCCAATTTCATCACGCACTTTAAGAAGTGTAATAACATTTGCACGTAAAAACTTTGAAGCAAAGCTAGTTCCTGCGTATAAAAGTACTGATTCTCATCTTAAGATGCATAGATCAATAAGAATGTTGCGTAGATACAGTTATAAATGTCTGCATACTAACTTATGTATAAACTCACCGCCCAACATCATTAACAGTTTTTCCAACAGTTGAGGCCAATATGGACCAAAGACAAGTCAGGGTTGTATCCCCAGCAGAAGACAAAAAtgtagataaaaaaaaattaaagcataaaaaaCTCGAGAAAGAAAAGATGGCTGACCCTCGATCAAGATTCCCATAAGAAGAGCTTATGTGCCTGTGTTTGGGGATTTAATTTTCCTTGCTTCCAACTCGCCCATCAAACCAATCAAACAAAACATTCCACAAACACGTGACATCCATTTTCAACAGGAAGTAATGAAAATAAACGACAATAAAATCCATACTCACTTGGGAAGCTTTATCGCGGAACCAACTGCCTCTGGATGATTGCAAAATTTTGTGGAGAATATCAGCCTTTTCAGATATAAAATCACTCAGTTGAAGCACCAAAAACCCATATAATTGTTGACCTTCTAATCCATCAAACAGTTAAGCATAGGTAATAAACACTTGAATGCTGGTTGAATATGTCACCTATTATACGAAGATGTAACCGAAGATTACCACGATAAAATGCAACCCACATTTCCAAATTTGTGGCATGAACGACTAAAATACTTCTTGATTAAACTCAAAATATACAGCAAAACAAAATAACACAGCACAAGCTAAAAAGAGTTGTGAAAAATTACACGCTGGGGAGGCTCAATGAAATCGTGGCGTTGATAGGAGGGTATTCTGTAGAAAAGGGTTCAAGATTTGAGGGATGGCATGAGAATTTGATGGCTATACTGCCAACCC
The Primulina tabacum isolate GXHZ01 chromosome 9, ASM2559414v2, whole genome shotgun sequence DNA segment above includes these coding regions:
- the LOC142556665 gene encoding AT-hook motif nuclear-localized protein 24-like, whose amino-acid sequence is MDNHSLPPPFNTRDFNLQHQFHHHSQNSEDEQSETSGGGLNMGQKRNRDEGKGDSAGHDGGSAGGEGEMSGSRRPRGRPAGSKNKPKPPIIITRDSANALRTHVMEISDGCDIMEGVANFARRRQRGVCIMSGSGNVTNVTLKQPASPGAIVTLHGIFEILSLSGSFLPPPAPPAATGLTIYLAGGQGQVVGGSVVGQLLASGPVIMMAASFSNAAYERLPLEEEENAIQVQGNSLGSPPEGLGGQPPQNQPQILADPSLFQGMPPNLLNSIQMSNEAFWATGRPPF